A single window of Ananas comosus cultivar F153 linkage group 24, ASM154086v1, whole genome shotgun sequence DNA harbors:
- the LOC109728535 gene encoding uncharacterized protein LOC109728535, which produces MKKAMRRDLCIDVFKSQIYRAKRKAKEAIMGSHKEQFMKLWDYCNIIRVRNPGSLAFLHVESLIQMAVVEAELKDSWNWFLTNLLQAIGPAEAHGWTFISDRQKGLVEVFDALLPGVDHRFCVQHMQWDVTGVPCKHVVSAIFKQKLEPEEFVHKYFLEETYIRTYSQMIMPLPDSSMWPKVGIEPIMPLPYRRQLGRPKKVRKRAVDEPKKGTISTEGKKYRYKKCKEFRHNTRSCTKTVCREEIVGEGTSKSKGGRPPVNRGGRPPVNQRGRSLLGRGGRAPVTSGKSNASAMRGGIPIGRRGRSMGRAGRH; this is translated from the exons ATGAAGAAGGCAATGAGGAGGGATTTGTGCATTGATGTCTTTAAAAGCCAAATATACAGAGCTAAGAGAAAAGCAAAGGAGGCTATAATGGGATCTCATAAAGAGCAGTTTATGAAGTTGTGGGATTATTGCAATATCATCAGGGTGAGAAATCCAGGAAGCCTTGCTTTCTTACATGTGGAGAGCCTCATCCAGA TGGCTGTTGTAGAAGCAGAACTAAAGGATTCATGGAATTGGTTTTTAACAAATTTGCTACAAGCTATCGGACCAGCGGAGGCTCATGGGTGGACTTTCATATCTGATAGACAAAAG GGTCTGGTGGAGGTTTTTGATGCCCTACTTCCAGGAGTAGACCATAGGTTTTGTGTGCAGCATAT GCAGTGGGATGTCACTGGGGTTCCATGTAAGCATGTTGTCTCTGCAATATTCAAGCAAAAGTTGGAACCGGAGGAGTTTGTTCACAAGTACTTTCTAGAGGAGACCTATATAAGAACATATAGCCAAATGATCATGCCTCTACCTGATTCATCAATGTGGCCTAAAGTTGGGATTGAGCCTATAATGCCACTTCCATATAGAAGACAACTAGGTAGACCtaaaaaagtgagaaagagGGCGGTTGATGAGCCCAAGAAAGGTACAATTAGTACAGAAGGTAAGAAGTATAGATATAAGAAGTGTAAAGAGTTCAGACACAACACTCGATCTTGCACTAAGACTGTATGTAGAGAGGAAATAGTTGGTGAGGGAACAAGTAAAAGCAAGGGAGGGAGACCACCAGTGAATCGAGGAGGGAGACCACCAGTGAATCAAAGAGGAAGATCACTACTTGGGAGAGGTGGAAGAGCACCAGTAACTTCAGGAAAAAGCAATGCTTCTGCCATGAGAGGAGGTATACCAATTGGGAGAAGAGGAAGATCAATGGGTAGAGCTGGAAGGCATTAA